GGATTGGACCCCCGACGAACCGACGCCGGTACTCCTGCCCGACGACCCGCCCTTCTGAGAACCACCGATTCGGCGCTCCCGGGAGCGCTAGTGTCGGCTCATGCCGATCGCACGAAGCGCCCCGGGGTTTGTCCGCAGGTCGATAGCTTGGGCTGCCGCCGGCGTGGCCATTGCCGCGGTGTCCGGGTGTGATTCCGACCATTCCGAGGCCGCGCACGGGGCGAATCCGCGTCAAGTGACCGTCGTCGGCTCGGGGCAAGTCCAGGGCGTTCCGGACACCCTGACCGCCGACGTCGCCATCGAATTCACCGCGCCCGACGTCACCGCCGCGATGAACCGGACCAATGACCGTCAACAAGCGGTCATCAACGCGCTGGCCGGCGCCGGCCTCGACCGCAAGGACATCAGCACCACCGAGGTCACGCTGCAGCCACAGCACAGCAATCCCGGGCCCAATGGCACCGCCAACATCACCGGCTACCGCGCCACCAACGCGATCCGGGTCAGGATCCACCCCACCGACGCCGCGTCGCGAATGCTGGCCCTGATCGTGAGCACCGGCG
The nucleotide sequence above comes from Mycobacterium malmoense. Encoded proteins:
- a CDS encoding SIMPL domain-containing protein; protein product: MPIARSAPGFVRRSIAWAAAGVAIAAVSGCDSDHSEAAHGANPRQVTVVGSGQVQGVPDTLTADVAIEFTAPDVTAAMNRTNDRQQAVINALAGAGLDRKDISTTEVTLQPQHSNPGPNGTANITGYRATNAIRVRIHPTDAASRMLALIVSTGGDATRINSVSYSIADDSQLVKDARARAFNDAKNRADQYAQLSGLRLGRVLSISEAPGGMPAPGTTPAPPRATSAVPLEPGQQTVSFSVTAAWELD